One segment of Mastomys coucha isolate ucsf_1 unplaced genomic scaffold, UCSF_Mcou_1 pScaffold23, whole genome shotgun sequence DNA contains the following:
- the Ccr9 gene encoding C-C chemokine receptor type 9, which translates to MTPTELTSLIPGMFDDYSYDSTASTDDYMNLNFSSFFCKKNNVRQFASHFLPPLYWLVFMVGTLGNSLVILVYWYCTRVKTMTDMFLLNLAIADLLFLATLPFWAIAAGGQWMFQTFMCKVVNSMYKMNFYSCVLLIMCISVDRYIAIVQAMKAQVWRQKRLLYSKMVCITIWVMAAVLCTPEILYSQISGESGIAICTMVYPKDKNAKLKSAVLILKVTLGFFLPFMVMAFCYTIIIHTLVQAKKSSKHKALKVTITVLTVFIMSQFPYNCILVVQAVDAYTMFISNCTISTNIDICFQITQTIAFFHSCLNPVLYVFVGERFRRDLVKTLKNLGCISQAQWVSFTRREGSLKLSSMLLETTSGALSL; encoded by the coding sequence AGCCTTATTCCTGGCATGTTTGATGACTACAGCTATGACTCCACTGCTTCTACAGATGACTACATGAATTTGAACTTCAGCAGCTTCTTCTGTAAGAAAAACAACGTCAGGCAGTTTGCGAGCCATTTCCTTCCACCTCTATACTGGCTTGTGTTCATGGTGGGCACCCTGGGTAACAGCCTGGTCATCCTTGTCTACTGGTATTGCACAAGAGTGAAGACCATGACTGACATGTTCCTTTTGAATTTGGCCATTGCTGATCTGCTCTTTCTTGCCACTCTTCCCTTCTGGGCCATTGCTGCTGGTGGTCAGTGGATGTTCCAGACCTTCATGTGCAAGGTTGTGAACAGCATGTACAAGATGAACTTCTATAGCTGTGTGCTTCTCATCATGTGTATCAGTGTGGACAGATACATTGCCATTGTACAGGCCATGAAGGCTCAGGTCTGGAGGCAGAAACGGCTGCTGTATAGCAAGATGGTCTGCATTACTATCTGGGTGATGGCAGCTGTGCTCTGCACCCCAGAGATCCTGTATAGTCAAATCAGTGGGGAATCTGGCATTGCCATATGTACCATGGTCTACCCTAAGGATAAGAATGCCAAGCTAAAGTCAGCTGTCTTGATCCTGAAGGTCACATTGGGGTTTTTCCTCCCCTTCATGGTCATGgccttctgctacaccatcatcATTCATACTTTGGTACAGGCCAAGAAGTCATCCAAGCACAAGGCCCTCAAGGTGACCATCACTGTTCTCACTGTCTTCATTATGTCCCAGTTCCCCTACAATTGCATTCTTGTAGTGCAGGCTGTTGATGCCTACACCATGTTCATCTCCAACTGCACTATTTCTACCAATATTGACATCTGCTTCCAGATTACTCAGACTATTGCATTCTTCCACAGTTGTCTGAACCCGGTTCTCTATGTTTTCGTGGGTGAGAGATTCCGCAGGGATCTGGTGAAGACCCTGAAGAACCTGGGATGCATTAGCCAGGCCCAGTGGGTTTCATTCACAAGGAGAGAGGGTAGCTTGAAGCTTTCTTCTATGCTACTGGAGACAACTTCAGGGGCTCTCTCCCTCTGA